One window of the Dehalococcoidia bacterium genome contains the following:
- a CDS encoding 4Fe-4S dicluster domain-containing protein → MDNKRSEIAASEFKEILYCLGCGECLLHCPAYAVYGNRFGSDHHLGGRGVLFSSLSEGITKDPKTELSSCLSCGHCRKEYPVRIDTTGLVTKLRHEYPTMIPEAHLENAYRFTESHLKWAFAAARLEILALLASALRVEIGITLVTFYPV, encoded by the coding sequence TTGGATAACAAGCGGAGCGAGATCGCCGCCAGCGAATTCAAGGAGATTCTCTATTGCCTAGGTTGCGGTGAATGTCTGTTGCATTGCCCTGCATACGCGGTTTATGGGAACAGGTTCGGCAGCGATCACCACCTGGGCGGGCGAGGCGTCCTGTTTTCTTCCCTCTCCGAAGGTATAACAAAAGACCCCAAAACCGAGCTTTCCTCCTGCTTAAGCTGCGGGCATTGCCGGAAGGAATACCCTGTGAGGATCGACACGACGGGATTGGTCACCAAGCTTCGCCATGAATATCCCACTATGATTCCCGAAGCGCATCTGGAGAATGCCTATCGCTTTACCGAGTCGCACCTCAAGTGGGCGTTTGCCGCTGCCCGGCTGGAAATTCTGGCTTTGCTGGCATCGGCCTTGAGGGTAGAAATAGGGATTACTTTAGTCACTTTTTATCCAGTATAA
- a CDS encoding response regulator transcription factor: MVGEAADGAEAIEWIKNNFADVVLMDIRMPGVGGIEATAKIVHLRPDAKVLILTVIGDPYTLAQSILLGASGCYIYGQSPDELISNIRSLALGHTIPLPPSVKPILQKMVDNLKSYRTECAEVTNDALTARQYEVLNLLTEGMSNKQIAQVLNLEVSTVKNHLKNIYLRLGVQNRYEAIRFILDKK, encoded by the coding sequence ATTGTCGGAGAAGCTGCGGACGGGGCCGAAGCCATTGAATGGATAAAGAATAACTTTGCAGATGTTGTGTTAATGGATATTCGCATGCCAGGCGTCGGAGGGATCGAGGCTACCGCCAAAATAGTGCATCTGCGTCCCGATGCTAAAGTCCTGATCCTTACAGTTATCGGGGACCCCTATACACTGGCACAATCGATCCTACTGGGGGCTAGCGGATGTTATATTTATGGTCAGTCTCCGGATGAGCTGATCTCAAATATTCGATCCCTAGCATTGGGGCATACAATCCCACTCCCACCATCAGTCAAACCAATTCTACAGAAAATGGTCGATAATTTGAAATCGTACCGGACCGAATGCGCAGAAGTGACTAACGATGCATTGACGGCGAGACAGTATGAGGTTTTGAATCTTTTAACGGAAGGGATGAGTAACAAACAGATTGCCCAAGTCCTTAATTTGGAAGTATCGACGGTGAAGAATCATCTGAAGAATATCTACCTAAGGCTGGGCGTCCAAAATCGCTATGAAGCTATCAGATTTATACTGGATAAAAAGTGA